Proteins from a single region of Fodinibius sp. Rm-B-1B1-1:
- a CDS encoding inositol monophosphatase family protein: MNFDLDTVHEAAIEIAEKGGDYTLNYFNKSFDVERKSDDSPVTVADREAESIMREEIQKRFPEHGIVGEEHDDHNPESNVQWILDPIDGTKSFIHGVPLYTTLIGVVVDEEPVIGIIYAPALDELCDAAKNKGARLNGESCRVRSCDGIAKASFMSTDVYTAAKFGYGDAFDTLIEKTRIHRTWGDAYGHMLVATGRADLMFDPILNIWDAAPLLTVLQESGGVFCDTDGNETIQSGNGFSCSRELLPEVLEVFEEN; this comes from the coding sequence ATGAATTTTGACTTGGATACTGTACACGAGGCGGCCATTGAAATCGCAGAAAAGGGCGGAGATTATACGCTTAATTATTTTAATAAATCATTTGATGTAGAGCGTAAGTCAGATGATTCGCCTGTGACTGTAGCCGACCGCGAGGCCGAATCGATCATGCGTGAGGAAATCCAAAAACGGTTTCCTGAACACGGTATTGTGGGCGAAGAGCACGACGACCATAATCCTGAGAGTAATGTGCAGTGGATTCTCGATCCCATCGACGGTACGAAATCCTTTATTCACGGTGTGCCGCTGTACACCACGTTGATTGGTGTTGTTGTTGATGAGGAGCCGGTGATCGGCATCATTTATGCCCCGGCGCTGGATGAGCTCTGTGACGCGGCCAAGAATAAAGGGGCACGTCTCAATGGTGAATCATGTCGTGTGCGTTCGTGTGATGGTATTGCCAAAGCCAGTTTCATGAGCACTGATGTGTACACCGCGGCAAAATTTGGCTATGGGGATGCCTTTGATACCCTGATCGAAAAAACGCGTATTCACCGCACGTGGGGCGATGCATATGGACATATGCTCGTAGCTACGGGACGTGCAGACCTGATGTTTGATCCTATTTTGAATATTTGGGATGCGGCGCCGCTGCTTACCGTTTTACAGGAATCAGGTGGGGTTTTTTGTGATACGGATGGGAACGAAACCATCCAATCGGGTAATGGTTTTTCCTGCAGCCGAGAATTACTTCCGGAAGTGTTAGAGGTGTTTGAAGAAAATTAG
- a CDS encoding Tex family protein: MTDSQIFSSIAQELNFKPKQIKTVADFLDDGATVPFLARYRQEATGGLDEEDIRSVRDKLEFHRTLEDRKKTILKTIDEQDKLTEELEEKIKSCTDLNTLEDLYLPYKPKRRTKGDMAKEKGLEPLAELIWEQEIEKGDPMEHAAKFVDEENEVESAEDAMDGALDIVAEWINESADVREKLRDIFQEHAVIKTEKNPAVDERTNFEDYYEFSQKAKHLKPYQILAINRGERENILFVNVELWDEITLENIDDVVITNDMSIFVPHIQDAVEDAYKRLLFPSLERELRNQLTEKADQHAIETFATNLSNLLMQPPLDHKVVMGIDPAYRSGCKVAVVDETGKYLEGTTTYPTPPQEKVAEAEEVFDKLINKYSVNLIAIGNGTASRETEQIVANFIQKRKEKHPDEELSYMIVNEAGASVYSASKVAAEEFPDLDAPQRGNISIARRVQDPLAELVKIDPKSIGVGLYQHDVNQNQLAQSLDDVVESCVNQVGVNLNTASAPLLSHISGLSSRVAKNIVKRRETEGTFKDREEIKDISGVGEFRFQQAAGFMRIPESDNPLDNTAIHPESYEATEKLCNLFSIKLEKLNEQTEAISKKLKNIDKKQVAEQIGVGIPTLELIIENLQKPGRDPRESLPKPVLRNDIMKMEDLSEGQVLEGTVRNVVDFGAFVDIGVKQDGLLHISKMADRKVEDPHDVVAVGDILKLTIVSLDLERGRIGLSLVD, translated from the coding sequence ATGACCGATTCACAGATTTTTAGCAGCATAGCACAAGAATTGAATTTCAAACCGAAACAGATAAAAACGGTAGCTGACTTTTTGGATGACGGGGCCACCGTTCCATTTTTGGCTCGTTATCGTCAGGAGGCAACCGGCGGACTTGATGAAGAGGATATCCGAAGCGTTCGTGACAAGCTGGAGTTTCACCGAACGCTCGAAGACCGCAAGAAAACCATTCTCAAAACTATTGACGAGCAGGATAAGCTGACCGAAGAGCTCGAAGAAAAAATTAAATCGTGTACTGATCTTAATACATTGGAGGATCTATACCTGCCTTACAAACCCAAACGCCGTACCAAGGGCGATATGGCTAAGGAGAAAGGGCTGGAGCCGCTGGCCGAGCTTATCTGGGAACAAGAGATCGAAAAAGGCGATCCTATGGAGCATGCGGCTAAGTTTGTTGATGAGGAAAACGAGGTTGAGTCCGCTGAAGATGCCATGGACGGTGCCCTCGATATTGTCGCCGAGTGGATCAACGAGTCAGCCGACGTGAGGGAAAAATTGCGCGATATTTTCCAGGAACACGCTGTAATCAAAACGGAGAAAAATCCTGCAGTTGATGAGCGCACCAACTTTGAGGACTATTACGAATTTTCTCAAAAGGCTAAACACCTTAAACCGTACCAAATATTGGCCATCAATCGCGGAGAACGTGAAAATATCCTTTTTGTCAATGTCGAACTTTGGGATGAGATCACCCTTGAGAATATTGACGATGTAGTGATCACCAATGATATGAGTATTTTCGTTCCCCATATCCAGGATGCCGTTGAAGATGCCTACAAACGACTGCTGTTTCCGTCGTTGGAGCGAGAGTTAAGGAATCAACTCACCGAAAAAGCCGACCAGCACGCCATCGAAACTTTTGCTACCAATCTTTCTAATTTATTGATGCAGCCGCCGCTCGATCATAAGGTAGTCATGGGTATCGACCCCGCCTACCGCTCGGGCTGTAAGGTAGCTGTAGTGGATGAGACGGGGAAGTATCTCGAAGGGACGACCACCTATCCCACTCCTCCACAAGAAAAGGTTGCTGAAGCAGAAGAAGTGTTTGATAAACTTATCAATAAATACAGCGTAAATCTTATTGCCATCGGCAACGGAACGGCCAGCCGCGAGACGGAACAGATTGTGGCAAACTTTATTCAGAAGCGAAAAGAAAAACATCCCGATGAAGAACTTAGTTATATGATCGTCAATGAAGCCGGGGCTTCGGTCTATTCAGCATCGAAAGTGGCCGCCGAAGAATTCCCTGATCTGGATGCCCCCCAACGCGGAAATATTTCCATAGCCCGACGCGTGCAGGACCCATTGGCCGAACTCGTAAAAATCGATCCCAAGTCGATTGGCGTGGGATTGTACCAACATGATGTGAATCAAAACCAGTTGGCCCAGTCGCTGGATGATGTCGTCGAAAGTTGTGTAAACCAAGTGGGCGTAAACCTCAATACGGCAAGTGCCCCATTACTTTCCCATATTTCGGGATTAAGCAGTCGTGTTGCCAAAAATATTGTGAAGCGCAGAGAAACGGAAGGGACGTTTAAAGACCGGGAAGAAATAAAGGATATTAGTGGCGTCGGGGAATTTCGCTTTCAGCAGGCTGCCGGATTTATGCGCATTCCCGAATCAGACAACCCACTCGACAATACCGCTATCCACCCGGAAAGTTATGAAGCTACCGAAAAACTCTGCAATCTTTTTAGTATTAAGCTGGAAAAATTAAATGAGCAAACTGAAGCTATTTCAAAGAAGCTCAAAAACATCGACAAAAAACAGGTTGCCGAGCAGATCGGAGTAGGCATCCCGACCCTTGAACTCATCATCGAAAACTTGCAGAAACCAGGACGCGATCCCAGGGAATCGCTACCCAAACCAGTACTCCGAAATGATATTATGAAGATGGAAGATTTGAGTGAAGGACAGGTGCTTGAAGGCACGGTTCGTAACGTCGTTGATTTCGGTGCTTTTGTAGACATCGGGGTGAAGCAAGACGGGCTCCTACACATCTCAAAAATGGCCGATCGAAAAGTCGAAGACCCGCACGATGTTGTAGCAGTTGGAGACATCCTAAAACTCACGATTGTATCCCTCGATTTGGAACGCGGACGCATCGGATTATCACTCGTAGATTAG